Genomic window ([Empedobacter] haloabium):
GCCGGCGCGGCTGTTCCCGTATTACCGCGCCATGCAGGAGCTGCTGGGCGCACAGCGCATCCATCCGGCCGACCTGTTCTTCCCCGACCTGGCGCGCTGGCCCGCGTTGGCAGCGGCGGCAGGTGCTGGCGATGCCGACTACGGCACGCTGCGGCAGCGCTTCGAACGGGCGCTGCTGCCCTATCTGAAGTCGGGCGACGCGAGCCATGCCGGCGCGCTGCGCGACGTGGTGGCGGAGGTGGCGGCCGCGCAGGCCGAGCCCCGGCCGCGCGCCTTCTGGCTGGCGCTGCAGGCATTCGCGGAACTGGTCGCGGCCGGCCTGCTGCCGGCCGGCCTGTACGCCAAGCAGCTGTTCGGCCTGATCAACCTGCAGATGCGCCGGCTGGCGCAAGGCACGCCGGAAACGCCGGAAGCGGTGCTGCGCGACGCGCTGTTTTTCGTCGCGGCCGCCGCGCCGGAGACGCTGCCGCCGCTGGCGCGCGAGGTACGTGCCGCCTGGCGCCTGGACGGCCTGGTGCCAATCGACTATGAAACCAAGCGCTACGGCCAGCTCGACCTGGATGCGCTGGCGCGCGCCAAGGAAGGCCTGGCGCAGGCCAGGGCAGCCTGGCAACGGCTGGAGCAGGCCGATGGCTCGACGCTGCACAATGCCGAGTTCGGGCAGGCGCTGGCGCTGGTGGCGGCGGCCAGCGACAAGCTGGGCCTGCCGGCGCTGGGCGCACTGATGCGCCAGCTGGCCATCACCGCCAATACGGCCCTGGCGGCCGGCCGCAGCGAGGAGCTGGGCCTGGAGATGGCGACGGCGCTGCTGTTCGCCGGCCATGGCCTGGAGCAGATCCGCCACCTGCCGGACGATTTCGTGGCCAACGCCGACACGATCGGCGCGCGCCTGCAGGCACTGCTGGCCGGCGCGGTGCCGCCCGAACCGGCGCAATGGCAGAGCGGGCTGGCGCAGCGGCTGCAGCAGGACGACACGGTGGTGGCGCTGTCGCTGGAAATGAAGACAGCGCTGCGCCACGTGGAGAAGGTGCTGGACGAGTATCACATCCAGGGTACGGCCGACCTGGCCGCGCTGGACAGCGTGCTGCACCAGCTGGAGGGCGCGCTGGCGGTGGCCGACCAGGATCAGGCGATGCGGGCGGCGCGCCACGTGCGCGGCGAGATCGCGCGGCTGGCCGCCGGCGACGGGGATGCCGCCCTGCTCGACGCCATCGCCCGCAACGTCGGCGCGCTGGGCTTCTTCGTCGATATGCTGGCGCAGAACGCAGCCGGCGCGCGCGAGCGCTTCGCGTTCGATCCGGCCCAGGGCACGTTCCGCGCCATCCCGTTCCGCAAGATCGCCGCTGGGGAGACGATTCCCGTGCTGGAAGAGGAGGTCGAGCCGCCGGCGCCGCTGGCGCTGCCGGAGGCGCCGCCGTCCAGCGTGGGCGGCCCGGCCGACGCGGCCATCGAGGCGGAACTGCTGGAGATCTTCATCGGCGAGGCGCAGGAAGTGCTGGCGTTCATCGTGACGACGCTGGCGCAGCCGCGCCTGGATGCCGGCACGCCGGACAACCTGGCGATGCTGCGCCGCTCCTTCCATACGCTGAAAGGCAGCGGCCGCATGGTCGGCCTGAACCAGTTCGCCGACGCCGCTGGCGCCGTCGAGAAGACGATGAACGTGTGGATCGCCGAGGCGCGCCCTGTCAGCGAAGCATTGTTCGGTCTGCTCGAATGGGTCTCGGCCGAACTGGGCGAATGGGTCAGCGAGCTGGTGGCGAAGGGCATTTCGTCACGCAGCGCCGGCGCCATCGCCGAGGCGGCCCAGCGGGTGCGCGAAGGCGAACCGTTCATGCCGGCGCGCGCACCGCAGCCGGTCGAGACGCCGGTGCCGCCGCCGTACGTGACGGACGAACATGCGGCGGCGCAATCGGCGCAGGAGCAGGCAGCCGCGGACGACATGGTGTTCATCGACCGGCTGGCCGTGCCACGCCCCCTGTTCGACATCTACACGGCCGAGGCCCAGGGCCTGCTGGCACGGCTGCGCGAGGAGTTCGCAGCCTGGCGCGCGGCGCCGGAGCGCAGCGTCGACCCCGATACGCTGCAGGCCGTCCACACGCTGACCGGCACGTCCGCCACGGTCGGCTTCAAGCCGCTGCGCGAGCTGTCGTATGCGCTGGAGCTCGTGCTGCAGGCGCAGCAGGAGCCGGCGATCGCGCCGGACGCCGCCCAGCACGACCTGTTCGATTTCGCGCTCGAGCGCATGCGCCAGATGGTGCAGTCGTTCCTGGCGCTGGAGATGCCGGCCGAACAACCCGAGCTGATCGCCGCGCTGGACAAGCTGCGCGAGGACCTGGCGCGCACGCCAGCGGCGGACGCGGCGCTGGATGCGCGGCTGGACAGCATGCTGGCCGGCGTGGAGGTCGCTCCCGTGGAAGCCGCGCCCGCGCCACCGCAGGAGCCGCCGTTGGACGAACTGGCGGCCCGGCTCGACGCCCTGTTTACCGATACCTACCACGCGCTGCTGGCCGACCCGCCGCCGCTGCCGGCGCGCGGCACGCCGCTGCCGCTGCGCCCGCAGCTGGCCACGCAGGACGAAAGCATCGACGACCTGTTCGCGTCGGCCTTCGACGACGCGTTTGCCGAACCGCCGCTGACGCAGGCCGCGCTGCCGCAGGACGACGATGACCTGTTCACCGGTGCGGTCGCGGCCCCGGTGGCGGAGGCGGAGGCGGGCACGCGGGAGCACGAACCGCAGCCGGAACCGGAAGCAGTGCCGGAACTGGAACCCGAACAGGAAGCGGAAGAACCGCCTGCCGCGGCGGAAGCGCCGGTGCAGCCGGAAGACCTGGCGGCGGCAGGCGAACCGGCGGAAGTGGAAGTACTGGTACTGCCGCCCGGCTCGGACGCGCTGGCGACGCCGGTGGACGACGAGCTCGATCCCGACCTGCTGCCCGTGTTCCTGGAAGAAGGCGCGGACCTGCTGCCACAGGTGGGCGCGGCACTGCGCGCCTGGCAGCAGGCACCGCAGGACGTCGAACATGCACAGACGCTGCAGCGCGTGCTGCACACCTTGAAGGGCAGCGCGCGCATGGCCGGGGCGATGCGGCTGGGCCAGCACGCGCACGAGATTGAAACGCACGTGGAATCGATGGCCAACGCGGGCAGCGCCACGCCGCACGCGTTCGAGGAACTGCTGGCGCACTACGACCATGCGTTGCTGCTGTTCGAGCAGCTGCAGCATCCGGCACCGCAGGAGGCGGCACCTGCACCGGCCATGGAGGCGCCCGCCACGGCGGGCACGGAAGCCAGCGCGCCGGTGCCGCTGGTGCGGGTACGCGCCGACATCCTGGACCGTCTCGTTAACCAGGCCGGCGAGGTCGCCATCGCGCGCTCGCGGCTGGAAAACGAAGTGGGCGCGCTGCGCACGGCGCTGTCGGACTTCGACGAAAACCTCGCACGCCTGCGGCGCCAGCTGCGCGAGGTCGAGGTGCAGGCCGAATCGCAGATCGCGTCGCGCCTGTCGATCTCGGGCGAGCGCGAATTCGACCCGCTCGAATTCGACCGCTTCACGCGCCTGCAGGAGCTGACGCGCATGATGGCCGA
Coding sequences:
- a CDS encoding Hpt domain-containing protein; translated protein: MIQHDTPTVTPFDPGPLSWVMVEIREALGRSRTALFEAGGLEPDDQATALRHAKSHLHQAHGALLMVDVDGVVLLTQLAEEVLDRFKDGTLKCSLEHVQVVAALYQAVIEYLEELLDGAPFQPARLFPYYRAMQELLGAQRIHPADLFFPDLARWPALAAAAGAGDADYGTLRQRFERALLPYLKSGDASHAGALRDVVAEVAAAQAEPRPRAFWLALQAFAELVAAGLLPAGLYAKQLFGLINLQMRRLAQGTPETPEAVLRDALFFVAAAAPETLPPLAREVRAAWRLDGLVPIDYETKRYGQLDLDALARAKEGLAQARAAWQRLEQADGSTLHNAEFGQALALVAAASDKLGLPALGALMRQLAITANTALAAGRSEELGLEMATALLFAGHGLEQIRHLPDDFVANADTIGARLQALLAGAVPPEPAQWQSGLAQRLQQDDTVVALSLEMKTALRHVEKVLDEYHIQGTADLAALDSVLHQLEGALAVADQDQAMRAARHVRGEIARLAAGDGDAALLDAIARNVGALGFFVDMLAQNAAGARERFAFDPAQGTFRAIPFRKIAAGETIPVLEEEVEPPAPLALPEAPPSSVGGPADAAIEAELLEIFIGEAQEVLAFIVTTLAQPRLDAGTPDNLAMLRRSFHTLKGSGRMVGLNQFADAAGAVEKTMNVWIAEARPVSEALFGLLEWVSAELGEWVSELVAKGISSRSAGAIAEAAQRVREGEPFMPARAPQPVETPVPPPYVTDEHAAAQSAQEQAAADDMVFIDRLAVPRPLFDIYTAEAQGLLARLREEFAAWRAAPERSVDPDTLQAVHTLTGTSATVGFKPLRELSYALELVLQAQQEPAIAPDAAQHDLFDFALERMRQMVQSFLALEMPAEQPELIAALDKLREDLARTPAADAALDARLDSMLAGVEVAPVEAAPAPPQEPPLDELAARLDALFTDTYHALLADPPPLPARGTPLPLRPQLATQDESIDDLFASAFDDAFAEPPLTQAALPQDDDDLFTGAVAAPVAEAEAGTREHEPQPEPEAVPELEPEQEAEEPPAAAEAPVQPEDLAAAGEPAEVEVLVLPPGSDALATPVDDELDPDLLPVFLEEGADLLPQVGAALRAWQQAPQDVEHAQTLQRVLHTLKGSARMAGAMRLGQHAHEIETHVESMANAGSATPHAFEELLAHYDHALLLFEQLQHPAPQEAAPAPAMEAPATAGTEASAPVPLVRVRADILDRLVNQAGEVAIARSRLENEVGALRTALSDFDENLARLRRQLREVEVQAESQIASRLSISGEREFDPLEFDRFTRLQELTRMMAESVDDVGSFHDSLVRSVDNASDDLVQQARMTRELQRDLMRVRMVPFGSIAERLYRVARQAAKETDKRVNLDIRGGSVEMDRGVLERMAAPFEHLLRNAIVHGIEPRAVRTAAGKAETGELLVQVSQQGNEIVLEFSDDGGGLDLARIRAKGHVLGLLGEDAAAADDATVADLIFQPGFSTADTLTELAGRGVGMDVVRSEAQALGGRVVTASTSGQGTRFTIHLPLTLAVTQVVLLAAGGKTHAVPAVLVEQVLQVRPSVQERGAVEAHGQALPLRYLPALLGDAAARPPVQRSVPVLVLRAGAERLALQVDEVLGNREVVVKNIGPQLARVPGIAGATVLGSGEIVLILNPLLLAQHLAQHPELQVATLPPELTVAAARAGGTILVVDDSLTVRKVTQRLLEREGYTVLLAKDGVDALEQLHERANGKLPDLMLVDIEMPRMDGFDLTRNVRGDPRTQHIPIIMITSRSADKHRNYATQLGVNAYFGKPFQESILLGSIAGLLTG